Below is a window of Leishmania panamensis strain MHOM/PA/94/PSC-1 chromosome 30 sequence DNA.
TCTTCAAGGCCTGGTGACAGCACCAAAAGCTAGCAAAGCTCTCTGACGCACATACCTCGGtgcgcgcgtatgtgtgtaggATTGGTAAGCATCAGGGCAGCGCAGGAAACCAAAACAAGAGGAGGAatgagaggtggagagagagaagagtgtTAGCATGAGAAGGGTGAACAGTGAATCCTGTTAAGCATGCAACGCAAGGGCAGTGAAAGAAACACAATCTGCCGTGAGATCATGCGATGTAGTGTAggcagtgatggtggtgcagaGACCATACCCGAGATATGTAGCTCGACAACACCTCCGCACAGCTCTAAAAGCGACAGTTTCGCCACACGGCTGCTGGGCGACGTGTTTCCTTGCTGTGATGCTGCCGTCGTTTGTCATCGTCCACCACTTAGTGTATCAAGCCCACAGCAACTCGCTTGCTCGTCTTTCAGCTTTTCTGCTATTTTATTCCTCCGCTGTGAGACATTATATACGCACGTaggtgcaggtgcaggtgtgtgtgtgtgtagaagcacgtctttccttctccctctccgtcccTGTCGGGCAGCGTCTGACCACTTcactggaggaggtgcgagagGCCTAAAGGGTAGCAGCAGATGGGAAGGGCTCAAACAACCAGGTGTGAGCCACACCTGATAAGGAGAgcggagaaagggaaaaggacaCATATTCGCAGCAAACGGAACAAAACACAACCCTAGGCGTGGCCAGGTTAGGATTTGTTTTGCAACCGGGGTCCACTCGGCCGTACAACACGAGCTCAGCACCACTCTGCCAAGCccctgtcacaggcccatcgcgccGGGCAAAGCAGTCACACACCTgcgctacagcaatgcgcctACTCAGTCAtcgcagcaccgcccctCTGCCTCAAACTCTGCCCACCATGGGGATGGCACAGACGTGCTCCCCGTTGAatgtcgctccgacgcagcgctacCCGGGTCCGGACCGCCAGCATCAGTAGCGGCAGATCGCTGTCATCGCTCCACGTTGCAGGTACCTGACCCAGCCATCACCAGAAGTGATTCCGCATTcgtagggagagggggtacatagcttccccacacagggTGGGGGGGGACAGGGGGGACAGGGGGGCACTGGAGCCTGAAATGCCACGCACTGGGgtgtccctcctccccgcaTCATCAGGAAGGCAGGGCtaaaaaaatgaaaagaaaacgacTATGAATGCAAAGGACACGCAACACTGCAGACAAAGGGAGAGCGTACGCCTACGtggaaggaggtggagaagcggagTAAAACaaaggcgagagggggatgAGGAAGTGAGAAGGTGAGAAGGAAGGAGCGAgctcgcactgctgcgggccacatgcacacagacattcactcttcctcctccccctctctcctgcctgTTTTGTCTGGGTATTCTGTGCTTGTGTGAAAATGTCTCCCTCACCACTCCAATTCCCCTGCAACATccgccgcttctctcccaTGCAGAACAAATGCACCCACAAGACTAGCCAACccaggcgcaggcgctgtAGCTGAGGTTTCGATACTCTCCGACATTCAAGGAGACAAAGTACAAATACACGCCATGCAAACCTCGAACAAGCAGAAGACATGGCTCCACGCGCACCAGCCCATCGACCTACAGATGAATCgcgagaaacacacacacaaaaaaaaaaaacaaagaggcTCATGAGAGTTCGtcttgctctccctccttcacttGTTCCGCTGCAAGCATCCACAGGCGTGCCTCTCCCCCATTCAGAGTCAAGTGAGACACACAGACGTCACTGACTCTTCCCAGTCACACTGTTTTCATAAAGCATTACAAAAAAGTTGTTCATGGAGGCGACTGCAGCCTTTCCCTCTGGCACAGACTCCACGCGCgtcagcagtgcagcagctgccgctcgcaCCTCGGCTGAGGGGCTTGTCAGCTGCATGCCCACTGCGCTTAGTCCACCAACCGCCAGCGGCATGCGTCGAAGAAAGAGCTTGACGTCGTACGCTGTGCTAAgcagagacagcagcgcttctAGTATCTGTTGTACCGGTGTTTCACCCAAcgtgcagtggcgcagcgccacacagTGTAGTAACAAGGCAGGGTTCTCGCTGCAATACAAAATGTGACTGCGGACATTGTCCATCATGGACGTCAGCATCATATCCGAGCGCAGAGAGGCAAGGGAGCGATGAGCAAAGGTCGGGTAGAGCGCGCTTGGCACCGACACACTGCCACCGGCCACGTAGCCGACGAGGACCACCGTGTAGAGAAAATCCTCCACTATCAGTTGCAGACGGTGGTTCCGTTCCACGGCCCCGATGCGCAGAGCGCGGAGGTGATAAATAGTGCTCGTCAACTGCTtgtacagctgctgcagtggaggaggaaagtTGCGCAGTGCTTCGGTGTCGTTTCCTCCACTAACACCAACAGCGTTCGCCAGAccagccgtcgccgctgaccagttgctgctggcggacGACGACAGGGTCGTCGTTttgcgctgcagtcgctctgCTGCCGTAATGACGGATTTGTTGTCGAGGTCGCACAGCAGGTCCCAGCCCCACGAGCTGACGTTGTCGAAGATGGGGTTGAGGGTTCCCACAATGTAGCCTGGAACCTGCATAAAGTGATCCGCGCTGCTCACGGAGACATAGGGGAAGACCCTTTGCGCCGTAAAGTTGCGGTCAAGCATGTTGCCGATGATACCGAGCGAGAGGGCCGCCTCACACACGTCGGCTGCCTCGCCTTTCCGGGATAGAATGAGGATCTTCTTCTCCGTAAGGATgccaagcagcagctgcagcaacgacggGCCGAGGGCCTCGATGAGGCTCTCAAGGCTGTACCGCTTGAACACCATGTCGCTCGACTCTGGCAAAAGCGGTAGTTTGACTTTGATGGAGTCGCCTAAGGGGGCATCGCTGTAGTAGACGTACGCCTGCTGCCCACTGTTCAGGGTGCAGTACTCACTGATCTCCGCCGTGAGCTGGTCCAACTTGGACCGccctgctgccaccaccgccgctgcattATTCACTGAGTAGTAGCAGCGCTTCAAGATGCGTTGCAGCTCCCGTAGCGCGCTCTCGTCGGTGCCGTTgacggcacagcagcactgaGCCGCTGCGACGAGGACAGGAAAAAACGGCTCGAGCCACGTCAGTGATGGTCCGAGCACGGCAACGCTCTTTGtgacgccaccgcggcgggcggcgctgtcgcgctTGGAGACAACAGCGCACAGCCCAAACAGTACCGGACTTGACGCGGCAGTCAAAGCACTCGTATAGCCCttcgacgccgctgccgcagcgacgccggcaGAGGACGAGGCATCTACATGACATCCCCGGACAACCAGGtctgcgtcgctgtcgccgtcgctgtttGTTGGATCAATTCTCGGTAGCATCAAGTAACTAGACGGCTCCTTAGAGTTTGAGGTGGTCGTCATatcagcgtcgccgcctccgtcggCTAAGCGCACCTCCGGATAAACGGAGCCTGTTTCACTGCCTGAGGCGGCATGGTGGTCGCCATGCTTGTACAGGTTGCAAGGAAGCTCGCCATTGTGAGCCACTGTATTGCACGCGGCGTTGGCACTGCTGCCTGGACGCGCTTTCGACGGTGTGGAGTCCATAGCGCTCAACAAATCACCCTTTGACAGCGGCACACCGATAGACTCGaaggctgccgccgccgcaggggTGTTGTCGCGGTTATCAGCCCCTGCCACACCAGAAGCAGCCCCTACGTCAGCCGTCTTGTCGCGTTCTAGAAGAGTCGTCAGTGTCTTCAGAAACCGCTCGAAGTGAGCCTCCTTCATTAGGTAGCCCTCctggcgcgccgctgcagcagtcgtgTAGTCGACAACGATAAAGACGTAGTCcccactgctgcggtggcgctcgccaccgctgcccacCGTTGTAGAGGTGTCGGCGAGATAACCACCGCGCTCACCCGCGCCGGCCATCGTCGCCGGATTAACCTCCATCACATTTGTGTCGCCACCAACCGTGAAGAATGAAGAATGAGTCCCAAGCTGCGTCGTCTCGCTCCTCAGTAGCGCCTCTAGTTGTTTTGAGAAGTGCACAACGTCAGCTGGCATGCTCGGCAGAGACGATATGTTTTCCATGGGGACAGCGCACGGGGCCTCGATCTCCGTGTCCTTGTACCGCAACGACACTTCCTCCGTTGTGGTGTTGATGAGGAGAATTTCAGGCACATATAGCGCGGTGACCTCGCCAGGACGACGCTCCCAGGCTGCCTGCGTGTCACTGCTGCCAGTGCTCGCCAAGGTACGTGCAAAACGGTACACGGGAAAGCGCAGGTACGAAGAGGGGTGCGGTCGATTCACGACGAAAACCGTGCGCGTCACACTGACCCTCTCTGCCCTGTCAGGCAGCATGACGCTGGCAAAGTACTCTGTGTGCCCGGCAATCTCGGACGGAGCGCCAGACTCGACGGAGGAGGATAACGAGGTCGTCGACGGAAACGTTGGTAGTAGGGGATAGCAGGCGCGCAGGCACGCACCCCTGTCGATGTCAAACTCTGCCACGATCAGGCTCGTCGCCAAGGGAGTGGCCGCGACGGCCGTGGGGGACGACTTCCGCATTGCTATTCGAATGTGTGCTACGTTAATGATGTGAGGGGTACAGCGCCGATGAGTAAGCtcagaggcacacacacgcacacagagagagagagagaagcacacactGTGAGCGCTGTCACCTTCAGCCACGCGCCCCACCACTCCATTACAGTCGTTTCATTTTGGCgtgtacacgtgtgtgtgggggggggggggggggggggtcgacccaaaaaaaaaaaaggagtcGCGTAGTCATGAcagaagaggtgcagcgggtCCACAgtagagaggaagacacgCAAGCACGTTGGCACGCACACTCAGGGGTCGCTGGAAGCGGTAAGGAGGCACATCTGGGGCCTAGTCGAAAAAGGCCACAAAGACGGGGGTGAGAGGAGCGTGGGGTGCGCAACGTACCGCAGAGGCCCTGCggcacccctcctccctcccccagccTGCCTCTCTGGCTGGAGTTTCaaagcacagagagcgaggtgACAACAGCCAAGAGAATACCCAGCACAAACATTCAGCAGTCGAGCGCCTGGCACACCTCACACAGAGACTGGCGAGATGACCTGTCGTCCCGCGGACGCGCTTATTCAGTCCTATCTGACGGGTTCGGCTCCACAGAGGCATCTTTTTCGCTGCTGTGTATTGTTTGTTGCTGTTACGAACGGCCTTCATGAAAGAGACACTCCACAACACAAACTTAACCTCTCCCAGTCGCCAGCACCGTAGAACGCGGTGATAGAACATGAAGACAATGCGATTCATTCAGGTAGGAGGACAGCCTGCCCACGCCCGTCAGTCTGTTAGCTtctgtatgcgtgtgcgggtgtccttggggggagggggtgcttcgcacgcacacctgtCCATTAATTAGTTCCGACACAGCATAGACTGCAGACGTGAGCAGTGACAGCAAACGCTCGCAACGAGCACTACAGTTCAAAATGAAACAAAGGGTCGGCAGCGagaacgaaggaaaagaacacCACCGAGCTCGGACAGAGGAGACGCCAAATATAgtgcgagcgagcgagcgagagggaagacGGGGACAGCAGAGCTCCTTTTCGCTTTTGTGCACCCGGTGCGGGAGACGacgaggaaagagggcgaTAAGCGCCTGTGAAAAGAAGCACAGCGTAGAGCGtatacgcacacgcaccctcaGAGAcgtcgaggagggaggaaagtaTAGAAAAATCgcgaggggggaagagaagtaAGAGCCAAACGTGGAGGAGCCCCGCCAACGTACAGAATCGCTTGGGCGCAGCCCCTAGAAGCTTGTCTCTGTTTAGGTatacctttttttttccctcccctaAGCACTACTGTTCGGGTTTGTGAACATTAGGCTCTGGAACTTCATCATCAGGCTCATGACATCCGGGTCGCCGAGATACTTCTGGAAGGCACCGTAGCCGTTGGCCTGCACATCCGCCATGATTCCAGCCAGCTTCGGGTTCTTGCGCACTTCTTCCTCCTGCAGTTTCTCAATAGCAGCACGGTTCACCTTGCCAAACGGCGTCACAACGTTGCCCTCCTCATCCACATTGCGCATCCCCATGTCGGCACCAAGGCGGTTCAGTTCCGCTGGGTCCATGCCGCCCTGGCTGAACTTGCCCGCCATGTTGGCAACCATGTTGCTAAACTCGGGATTCTGCATCATACGCTGAGCTGTCTCCATGAACTGCGGGTTGTTCATCATGCTCGCAAACTGGCTCATGTCTGGCATGCCGCCCATCCCGGGAAAGCCACCCATGCCCGGGAAGCCACCCATGCCGCCGCCCGTGGTGAGGCCAGTcatcttcgccttctcctccgcgcGCTTAAGGTCCTCCTTGTAGGTGTCGTTGTCGGGGTCGAGATCGCACGCCTTGGTGAACGCCTCCACAGCGCGGGCGTAGTTCTCCTGATAGAAGAGCGCTGTTCCAAGGCGGGAATACGACTTGGAGTACTCTGGGTTGATGACGATGGCACGCTCACAGTCGATGATGGCGTTGCTGTAGTCCTTGAGGTGCGTGTGAGCCGCGGCGCGGTTGGCGAAGAAGACGGCGTTGTCCGACTCCAGCTCAATCGCCTTGGTGTAATACGCGATTGCCTCCTTGTACTTGGCCTGGCTCATCAGCTCATTGCCCTTGTTCTTTATCTGCTCCGCTGTGAGGCCCTCATAGGGGTTGTTGCGTTGGTTGAACTTATCGCGCGCCTTTTCCAGCCGCTGCGCGTACTCGTCGGAGCCCTTCTCAACGCCCTTGAAATAGCCCTTCTTCTCCAGAAGCTCCACAAAAGACATGAACTTTTCGTCCTgttcggcgccgctgcgacgcTCGTGCTCACGCAGCGCCGTTTTGAAGGCCTCTAG
It encodes the following:
- a CDS encoding hypothetical protein (TriTrypDB/GeneDB-style sysID: LpmP.30.2660), yielding MLPDRAERVSVTRTVFVVNRPHPSSYLRFPVYRFARTLASTGSSDTQAAWERRPGEVTALYVPEILLINTTTEEVSLRYKDTEIEAPCAVPMENISSLPSMPADVVHFSKQLEALLRSETTQLGTHSSFFTVGGDTNVMEVNPATMAGAGERGGYLADTSTTVGSGGERHRSSGDYVFIVVDYTTAAAARQEGYLMKEAHFERFLKTLTTLLERDKTADVGAASGVAGADNRDNTPAAAAAFESIGVPLSKGDLLSAMDSTPSKARPGSSANAACNTVAHNGELPCNLYKHGDHHAASGSETGSVYPEVRLADGGGDADMTTTSNSKEPSSYLMLPRIDPTNSDGDSDADLVVRGCHVDASSSAGVAAAAASKGYTSALTAASSPVLFGLCAVVSKRDSAARRGGVTKSVAVLGPSLTWLEPFFPVLVAAAQCCCAVNGTDESALRELQRILKRCYYSVNNAAAVVAAGRSKLDQLTAEISEYCTLNSGQQAYVYYSDAPLGDSIKVKLPLLPESSDMVFKRYSLESLIEALGPSLLQLLLGILTEKKILILSRKGEAADVCEAALSLGIIGNMLDRNFTAQRVFPYVSVSSADHFMQVPGYIVGTLNPIFDNVSSWGWDLLCDLDNKSVITAAERLQRKTTTLSSSASSNWSAATAGLANAVGVSGGNDTEALRNFPPPLQQLYKQLTSTIYHLRALRIGAVERNHRLQLIVEDFLYTVVLVGYVAGGSVSVPSALYPTFAHRSLASLRSDMMLTSMMDNVRSHILYCSENPALLLHCVALRHCTLGETPVQQILEALLSLLSTAYDVKLFLRRMPLAVGGLSAVGMQLTSPSAEVRAAAAALLTRVESVPEGKAAVASMNNFFVMLYENSVTGKSQ
- the SGT gene encoding small glutamine-rich tetratricopeptide repeat protein, putative (TriTrypDB/GeneDB-style sysID: LpmP.30.2670) — its product is MEEKDQPITDDHRKLVFSFLRMMRRSKVENPERTEAVAQMLGEEFGVDPAGSGGLHDTEVDVLEAFKTALREHERRSGAEQDEKFMSFVELLEKKGYFKGVEKGSDEYAQRLEKARDKFNQRNNPYEGLTAEQIKNKGNELMSQAKYKEAIAYYTKAIELESDNAVFFANRAAAHTHLKDYSNAIIDCERAIVINPEYSKSYSRLGTALFYQENYARAVEAFTKACDLDPDNDTYKEDLKRAEEKAKMTGLTTGGGMGGFPGMGGFPGMGGMPDMSQFASMMNNPQFMETAQRMMQNPEFSNMVANMAGKFSQGGMDPAELNRLGADMGMRNVDEEGNVVTPFGKVNRAAIEKLQEEEVRKNPKLAGIMADVQANGYGAFQKYLGDPDVMSLMMKFQSLMFTNPNSSA